The following are from one region of the Rhodopirellula sp. P2 genome:
- a CDS encoding NRDE family protein, which yields MCLLAVQYRLVPESPILVAANREEYVDRPSQTPSIQSGKPRVLCGIDQKAGGTWLGVNQNGLFVGLTNRATATPLFGQRSRGQLAMDLLRCTSSRRALEKAHAEFAKNRYEGCNIILADAKAGFAIHADERQEVVELQEGLNIIGARNLNDPDDGRVQLARRLLTLQTLDSPVKFLAVASKVFARSPVGQGRPSMVIRNGDYATVSSTLIALGVKPRDAIYQFSSGAPDESKYEDYSPMLRDILSRGLREARTKAKVGS from the coding sequence ATGTGCTTGCTTGCTGTTCAGTACCGTTTGGTTCCCGAAAGTCCCATCCTCGTTGCGGCCAACCGCGAGGAGTATGTGGACCGCCCGAGCCAAACGCCGTCCATCCAATCCGGTAAACCACGCGTTTTGTGTGGGATCGACCAAAAGGCCGGTGGAACTTGGTTGGGGGTTAATCAAAACGGGTTGTTTGTTGGTTTAACCAACCGCGCCACCGCGACGCCCTTGTTCGGTCAACGGTCTCGTGGCCAATTGGCGATGGACTTATTGCGTTGCACGTCGTCTCGTCGTGCACTGGAAAAAGCCCACGCTGAATTCGCTAAGAATCGCTACGAGGGTTGCAACATCATCTTGGCGGATGCCAAGGCTGGTTTTGCGATTCACGCCGACGAGCGTCAGGAAGTCGTTGAGTTGCAGGAGGGCCTGAACATCATCGGGGCTCGCAACTTGAACGATCCGGACGACGGTCGCGTGCAATTGGCTCGCCGCCTTCTGACCCTTCAGACGTTGGACTCACCCGTGAAGTTCCTGGCGGTGGCCAGCAAGGTCTTCGCTCGTTCACCGGTTGGGCAAGGTCGCCCCAGCATGGTCATTCGCAATGGCGACTACGCCACGGTCAGCAGCACGCTGATCGCCTTGGGGGTGAAGCCACGCGATGCGATCTATCAGTTCAGCAGCGGTGCACCAGACGAGAGCAAGTACGAGGATTACTCGCCCATGTTGCGAGACATCCTCAGTCGTGGTCTGCGGGAAGCTCGCACCAAGGCCAAAGTCGGCTCCTGA
- a CDS encoding sugar phosphate isomerase/epimerase family protein, whose amino-acid sequence MKYGMNLLLWSGEVTEEMLPVCEQLKGLGYDSVELPMFNLDLDYAKIGKRLDELGLGRTAVTIRGEEDNPISPDAAVRAKGVELNKKTLDCCAAAGVEILVGPYHSAIGLFSGAGPTDDEWKWGVESMRATAEYAETVGVKLGVEALNRFECYLLNCHGDSARFAREVDHPSCGIMYDTFHSNIEEKSVTEAVLAGGDKLFHIHISENDRSTPGKGGVNWKENFDAIVKSGYDGYLTIEAFGLALPEIAAATKIWRKMFTDELTLAKEGLEFMKAEIAARKA is encoded by the coding sequence ATGAAGTACGGCATGAACCTGCTGTTGTGGTCCGGCGAAGTCACCGAGGAAATGTTGCCGGTTTGCGAGCAGCTCAAAGGACTCGGATACGACAGCGTTGAATTGCCAATGTTCAACCTCGATCTGGACTACGCCAAGATTGGCAAACGTCTGGATGAGCTCGGACTGGGACGCACTGCCGTGACGATTCGCGGCGAAGAAGACAACCCGATCTCGCCCGATGCCGCGGTCCGCGCCAAAGGCGTTGAGCTCAACAAAAAGACGTTGGATTGCTGTGCAGCCGCCGGAGTCGAAATCTTGGTCGGTCCGTATCACTCGGCGATCGGGTTGTTCAGCGGCGCTGGGCCCACCGACGACGAGTGGAAGTGGGGCGTCGAATCGATGCGAGCCACCGCGGAATACGCCGAGACCGTGGGCGTGAAATTGGGTGTTGAAGCCCTCAACCGCTTTGAGTGCTACCTGCTGAACTGCCATGGCGACTCAGCCCGTTTCGCTCGCGAAGTCGATCATCCGTCCTGCGGGATCATGTACGACACGTTCCACAGCAACATCGAAGAGAAATCGGTCACCGAAGCGGTCTTGGCCGGCGGCGACAAGTTGTTCCACATTCACATCAGCGAAAATGATCGCAGCACACCTGGCAAGGGCGGCGTGAACTGGAAAGAGAACTTCGATGCGATCGTGAAATCGGGCTACGACGGCTACCTGACCATCGAAGCGTTCGGGCTGGCTCTGCCGGAAATCGCCGCCGCCACGAAGATCTGGCGGAAGATGTTCACCGACGAATTGACGCTCGCGAAAGAGGGTCTGGAATTCATGAAGGCTGAAATCGCAGCCCGAAAAGCCTGA
- a CDS encoding DUF1559 domain-containing protein, whose product MSIQRSGSRLPPPWSGHGNRQRGGFTLVELLVVIAIIGVLVGLLLPAVQAAREAARRMSCGNNFKQIGLGVHNYHAAFSQLPMHGTGATNETNDSWSLGDDHGTAPAPPVGFSRHMLSYSVGILPFIEQQGMWEHISNPLTDEANRTWPAMGPAPYAVRYLPWRTDVPTYRCPSDPGRGLPTVGRSNYAACVGDATSRTQIGASHFHGGQGRWRYQDETYLVRQCRANLRGVFVPRGNTRFRDILDGTSNTIMCGEIVTDLGDRDIRSAAALNNGGHGGQWGNGIMGNPKTCEDNALIDPARPGFWLAGTTTSGGATTRGGRWADFRPLYSQFLCILPPNSEVCLGGNHGTEGITTASSRHQGGVHVLMADGAVKFITDSIEAGNSRAETVWHRNASQESSNPPGSASPYGLWGALGTRGAREVIDQEF is encoded by the coding sequence ATGTCTATTCAAAGAAGCGGAAGTCGGCTTCCACCTCCGTGGAGTGGCCACGGGAATCGTCAACGCGGCGGTTTCACTTTGGTCGAGTTGTTGGTCGTGATCGCGATCATCGGTGTGTTGGTTGGGTTGCTGCTGCCCGCAGTCCAAGCCGCTCGCGAAGCGGCTCGGCGAATGAGTTGTGGCAACAACTTCAAGCAGATTGGCTTGGGCGTTCACAATTACCACGCGGCCTTCAGCCAGTTGCCGATGCACGGCACGGGGGCCACCAACGAAACAAATGATTCTTGGTCGTTGGGGGATGACCACGGGACCGCGCCTGCGCCGCCGGTCGGATTCAGTCGGCACATGTTGAGCTACTCGGTTGGCATCCTGCCGTTCATTGAGCAGCAAGGGATGTGGGAACACATCTCCAATCCACTCACCGACGAAGCGAATCGAACGTGGCCCGCGATGGGGCCGGCACCCTACGCGGTCCGCTACTTGCCTTGGCGAACCGATGTGCCGACTTATCGTTGCCCCAGTGATCCCGGTCGGGGACTGCCGACGGTTGGACGAAGCAACTACGCTGCCTGCGTTGGCGATGCGACCAGTCGAACTCAGATTGGTGCTTCGCATTTCCATGGCGGGCAAGGCCGATGGCGATACCAGGATGAAACCTATTTGGTCCGCCAGTGCCGGGCGAACTTACGCGGCGTGTTTGTTCCCCGAGGCAACACTCGTTTCCGAGACATTCTTGATGGGACTTCCAACACGATCATGTGTGGCGAAATCGTCACGGACTTGGGCGACCGTGACATCCGCTCGGCAGCCGCGCTAAACAACGGCGGTCACGGTGGCCAGTGGGGCAACGGCATCATGGGAAATCCCAAGACTTGCGAAGACAATGCTCTGATCGATCCAGCCCGTCCGGGGTTTTGGCTGGCTGGCACAACGACCTCGGGTGGTGCCACGACACGCGGTGGACGCTGGGCTGATTTTCGTCCGCTTTATTCTCAGTTCCTGTGCATCCTTCCGCCCAACAGTGAAGTTTGCTTGGGCGGAAACCATGGCACGGAAGGCATCACGACTGCCAGCAGTCGACACCAGGGCGGCGTGCACGTGTTGATGGCCGATGGGGCGGTGAAGTTCATCACCGATTCGATCGAAGCCGGAAACAGCCGGGCGGAAACGGTTTGGCATCGAAACGCCTCGCAAGAGAGCAGCAATCCGCCTGGGTCAGCCAGCCCCTATGGATTGTGGGGGGCACTGGGAACCCGTGGTGCAAGAGAGGTGATCGATCAGGAATTTTGA
- a CDS encoding DUF1501 domain-containing protein: MHRESFSQELFRQSLLQTSRRQFLTESAAGLGAIYLATQQAGGNAAHANASLQHGFDPQHDATNPLSPLTPPQPAKVKRVIYLHMVGAPSQLELFDYKPDLKKLDGKECPQSFLEGKRFAFINGTPRMLGPQYDFQQHGESGAWVSELMPNLAKQVDDLCFLKTVKTDQFNHGPAQLMVHTGAAPMGSPSIGSWVTYGLGSENEDLPGFIVLLSGGRLPRVGKALWGSGFLPSVYQGVQCRSKGDPVLNVANPEGVSRQERRQVLDALAALNQESLQQYGDPETVTRIAQYEMAYRMQVAAPEAMDLSQETAETLESYGAEPGKESFANNCLLARRLVEEGVRFVQLFDWGWDTHGSNRSESLEHGLPDKCKQTDKPIAALLADLKQRGMLEDTLVVWGGEFGRTPMRENRGGTTMAFHGRDHSPEAFTMWMAGGGVKPGFTYGETDAVGYTAATESVHLRDFHATMLHLLGFHHETMVYPFKGLNQRLTGVKQSRVVEEILNS, translated from the coding sequence ATGCATCGCGAATCATTCTCTCAAGAGCTTTTTCGTCAGTCGTTGTTGCAAACCAGTCGTCGGCAATTTCTGACCGAATCCGCCGCTGGTTTGGGAGCCATTTACTTGGCGACCCAGCAAGCGGGCGGAAACGCAGCGCACGCCAATGCCTCGCTGCAACATGGTTTTGATCCCCAGCACGACGCCACCAATCCGCTCAGTCCCCTGACGCCGCCTCAGCCGGCCAAGGTCAAACGGGTGATCTACTTGCACATGGTCGGTGCACCCAGCCAACTGGAGTTGTTTGACTACAAACCAGATCTCAAGAAGCTCGATGGCAAAGAATGCCCGCAGTCGTTCTTGGAAGGCAAGCGTTTTGCTTTCATCAACGGCACGCCCCGGATGCTGGGGCCCCAATATGACTTCCAGCAACACGGTGAATCTGGCGCATGGGTGTCCGAACTGATGCCCAACTTGGCCAAGCAAGTCGATGATTTGTGCTTCTTGAAAACGGTCAAGACGGACCAATTCAATCACGGCCCGGCTCAGTTGATGGTGCACACCGGAGCCGCGCCGATGGGATCGCCATCGATCGGTTCCTGGGTGACGTATGGTTTGGGCAGCGAGAACGAAGACCTGCCTGGATTCATTGTCTTGTTGTCCGGTGGTCGTTTGCCTCGGGTGGGCAAGGCTCTGTGGGGATCAGGATTCTTGCCTTCAGTCTATCAAGGCGTGCAGTGTCGATCCAAAGGCGATCCGGTTCTGAATGTCGCCAACCCCGAAGGTGTTTCGCGGCAAGAACGACGGCAAGTTCTGGATGCTCTGGCGGCACTCAATCAAGAGTCGTTGCAGCAATACGGCGATCCCGAAACGGTCACCCGAATCGCTCAGTACGAGATGGCCTATCGGATGCAAGTGGCTGCTCCCGAAGCGATGGATCTGTCGCAAGAAACCGCGGAGACCCTCGAGAGCTACGGCGCGGAACCTGGCAAAGAATCGTTTGCCAACAACTGCTTGCTCGCGCGACGATTGGTCGAAGAAGGCGTCCGCTTTGTGCAGTTGTTCGATTGGGGCTGGGACACGCACGGATCCAACCGTAGCGAATCGCTCGAGCACGGCTTGCCCGACAAGTGCAAGCAAACGGACAAGCCCATCGCGGCGTTGCTGGCGGATCTCAAGCAGCGTGGAATGCTGGAAGACACGCTGGTTGTCTGGGGCGGCGAGTTTGGCCGCACACCGATGCGAGAGAACCGCGGCGGAACGACGATGGCGTTCCACGGCCGCGACCACAGTCCCGAGGCGTTCACGATGTGGATGGCCGGCGGGGGCGTCAAACCAGGGTTCACCTATGGCGAGACCGATGCGGTCGGTTACACCGCGGCGACCGAATCCGTGCACCTGCGAGACTTCCATGCGACGATGCTGCACCTGCTCGGCTTCCACCACGAGACGATGGTCTATCCCTTCAAAGGCCTCAACCAACGCCTCACCGGAGTCAAGCAAAGCCGCGTCGTCGAAGAAATCCTCAATTCGTAG
- a CDS encoding PSD1 and planctomycete cytochrome C domain-containing protein translates to MTQRFYLFCFAATWLGTGFGTWSSAFAVDFAVDFADDIQPILNEHCVACHGGVKQAGDLSFIQRDSALAVIEPGDVDGSYMIDRILSDDESEIMPPPEHGAPLTEGKIALLKTWIEEGAKWKQSWGYEPPVAPSVPDVANPDACRQSIDRFVRKSLEEKGIQPAADAPPHQWLRRVTLDLTGVPPTLEEVERFQAAANERGDAAYSEKVDELLQSSGYGERWASVWLDQIRYADSRGLGLDGRRNAWKYRDWVIDALNNDMPFDEFTIKQIAGDLLPDPSISDRLATTASRLTQTNEEGGTDDEEFRINAVMDRVSTVWQTWQGITFGCVQCHSHPYDPIEHEEFYEFMAFFNNSVDCDLSGEEPLLSVPLANEDEERASELDRRIRSLKQSIWHQEFEAVSENELDWKPIDSMTASATKQTKVDVEERNGRTEFYTIDTLSNGTTISLECEMPASADKLTAIRLTLLPRNPETALADSEWGFVLSHLNAVLVSGEDEPTQIEFSHVVADEPEPLKHARSSMDPKNSDGFAAFTRIHHPRVAVFLLKEPVEVPEGAKLKLDMSCRQQALGAFPLVVRRGSVDVCSDEKALLAWTDKDLSDERAELSRISGERRKIASVRIPIMMERPEHLARPSHVFIRGLFLTKDQQVQPNVPNSMPPIAGEGPFNRMDLAKWLVDPSNPLTARVTVNRVWARLFGMGLVPTEEDFGSSGERPTHPELLDHLALKFQNEYDWSWKQLIRSIVLSSTYRQDAVMDPNSDLVDPQNRWLARGPRFRMPAEMVRDQALFVSGLLSPEVHGAPVHPPIPDGVWKPFQGGDKWNTPDVGNPDRYRRSIYTYTKRSIPYPMFAAFDAPSREFCTPRRLRSNTPLQALTTLNDVTFVECMQALAKKVEAMDGPLEERLTKGFQLVTSRSPTSSEQKILVTLYEQAKQQSEQEQDAYEAVASALLNLDEIMSK, encoded by the coding sequence ATGACACAACGTTTTTATCTCTTCTGTTTTGCTGCCACTTGGCTTGGAACCGGTTTCGGGACTTGGTCGTCCGCGTTTGCCGTCGACTTTGCCGTCGACTTTGCCGATGACATTCAACCGATCTTGAACGAGCACTGCGTGGCCTGTCACGGCGGTGTCAAACAAGCCGGCGATCTGTCGTTCATTCAGCGGGACAGCGCGCTGGCGGTGATCGAGCCGGGCGACGTCGATGGCTCCTACATGATCGATCGGATTCTGTCGGATGACGAATCGGAGATCATGCCGCCTCCCGAGCATGGCGCGCCGTTGACCGAGGGGAAGATTGCCCTGCTGAAGACTTGGATTGAAGAAGGTGCCAAGTGGAAACAATCCTGGGGCTATGAGCCTCCGGTTGCCCCCAGCGTTCCTGACGTTGCCAACCCGGACGCTTGCCGTCAATCCATCGATCGCTTCGTTCGCAAATCGCTCGAAGAGAAAGGCATTCAGCCCGCCGCGGATGCCCCACCTCACCAATGGCTTAGGCGAGTCACATTGGACCTGACCGGTGTGCCACCGACGCTGGAGGAAGTCGAACGCTTTCAAGCCGCCGCCAATGAACGTGGTGACGCGGCCTACTCAGAGAAGGTTGATGAGCTGTTGCAATCATCCGGCTATGGCGAACGCTGGGCCTCGGTGTGGCTGGATCAAATTCGCTATGCCGATAGCCGCGGCTTGGGATTGGACGGTCGTCGCAACGCGTGGAAGTATCGCGACTGGGTGATCGACGCGCTCAACAACGACATGCCGTTTGATGAATTCACGATCAAACAAATCGCCGGTGACCTGCTGCCCGATCCCTCGATCAGCGATCGCTTGGCAACCACCGCCAGTCGTTTGACTCAGACGAATGAAGAAGGCGGCACCGACGATGAAGAGTTTCGAATCAACGCGGTGATGGACCGCGTCAGCACCGTTTGGCAAACCTGGCAAGGCATCACGTTCGGCTGCGTTCAGTGTCACAGCCACCCCTACGACCCGATCGAACACGAAGAGTTTTACGAGTTCATGGCGTTCTTCAACAACTCGGTCGATTGTGACCTGAGTGGTGAGGAACCGTTGTTGTCGGTGCCGCTGGCCAATGAAGACGAAGAGCGTGCGTCGGAACTGGATCGCCGAATTCGTTCGCTCAAACAGTCGATCTGGCATCAAGAATTCGAAGCGGTCAGCGAGAACGAGTTGGACTGGAAGCCGATCGACTCCATGACCGCCTCGGCCACCAAGCAAACCAAAGTCGATGTCGAAGAACGCAACGGACGGACGGAGTTCTACACGATCGACACGCTGTCCAACGGCACCACGATCTCGCTCGAATGTGAGATGCCTGCGTCGGCCGACAAGCTCACCGCCATCCGTTTGACGCTGCTGCCTCGCAATCCCGAAACCGCACTGGCGGATTCCGAATGGGGATTTGTCCTGTCGCATTTGAATGCGGTCTTGGTCAGTGGCGAAGACGAACCGACTCAAATCGAGTTCTCGCATGTCGTCGCGGATGAACCCGAGCCACTGAAGCATGCTCGATCCAGCATGGATCCGAAGAACAGCGACGGATTCGCAGCCTTCACGCGAATCCATCATCCACGTGTGGCCGTGTTCTTGTTGAAGGAACCAGTTGAAGTCCCCGAGGGTGCAAAGCTCAAACTCGACATGAGTTGTCGACAACAAGCCTTGGGAGCGTTCCCCTTGGTCGTCCGTCGCGGCAGCGTTGATGTTTGTTCGGACGAAAAAGCATTGCTTGCGTGGACCGACAAAGACTTGTCAGATGAGCGAGCCGAACTGTCACGGATCTCTGGCGAACGACGAAAGATCGCTTCGGTCCGCATCCCGATCATGATGGAACGACCCGAGCATTTGGCTCGCCCCAGCCACGTGTTCATTCGCGGTTTGTTTCTGACCAAGGATCAACAGGTCCAACCGAACGTTCCGAATTCGATGCCGCCCATCGCTGGTGAAGGTCCGTTCAACCGAATGGATCTGGCGAAGTGGTTGGTGGATCCCAGCAACCCGCTGACGGCACGTGTGACCGTGAACCGTGTCTGGGCTCGTCTGTTCGGGATGGGCTTGGTGCCAACCGAGGAAGACTTTGGTTCCAGCGGCGAACGGCCGACGCATCCTGAGTTGCTGGATCACTTGGCTCTCAAATTCCAGAATGAATACGACTGGAGCTGGAAGCAGCTGATCCGATCCATCGTTTTGTCGAGCACCTACCGACAAGACGCTGTCATGGATCCCAATTCGGACTTGGTCGATCCGCAAAACCGATGGTTGGCTCGTGGGCCCCGTTTCCGCATGCCCGCCGAAATGGTTCGCGATCAAGCCTTGTTTGTGTCCGGATTGCTTTCGCCGGAAGTGCATGGGGCTCCTGTGCATCCTCCGATTCCCGACGGCGTTTGGAAGCCCTTTCAAGGCGGCGACAAATGGAACACGCCCGATGTTGGCAACCCGGATCGCTACCGTCGTTCGATTTACACCTACACCAAACGCAGCATTCCTTATCCGATGTTCGCCGCGTTCGACGCCCCTTCACGCGAGTTCTGCACGCCGCGGCGGCTTCGATCCAACACGCCTCTGCAAGCCTTGACGACACTCAACGACGTCACGTTTGTGGAATGCATGCAGGCACTGGCAAAGAAAGTCGAAGCCATGGATGGGCCGCTGGAAGAGCGTTTGACGAAGGGGTTTCAGTTGGTGACTTCTCGGTCACCAACGTCCTCTGAACAGAAGATCTTGGTGACTCTGTATGAGCAAGCCAAGCAACAGTCCGAACAAGAGCAAGACGCCTACGAAGCGGTTGCGTCTGCTTTGTTGAACCTCGACGAAATCATGAGTAAATAA
- a CDS encoding methyltransferase domain-containing protein: MFELRCTVRNCGLALSPVEGGLRCENGHHFDRAREGYYSLSQPQDRKSKQPGDADAAVLARHRWLQRGHASGLIDALRPWVARQAGNGNSRTIDLGCGEGTFGPALFGDSPDTYCGIDLSKKAIKLAARGWPEATWVWANADRSLPVADGSVSRVLSLFGRRPVSEIARVLTEDGKLIVAVPGEEDLIELREHVQQSGQRRSRWEKVVDEMAAEGLKLVEHRLWQQQVDLDREAIADAMAMTYRGVRFSQNARVQTASAMPVTLAADLMLFCR, from the coding sequence TTGTTTGAGTTGCGCTGTACGGTTCGAAATTGCGGGCTGGCTTTGTCGCCGGTGGAGGGTGGGCTGCGCTGTGAGAACGGGCACCATTTCGATCGGGCTCGCGAGGGCTACTACAGCTTGTCCCAGCCCCAAGATCGCAAGTCCAAACAACCGGGCGATGCGGATGCAGCCGTGCTGGCCCGCCATCGTTGGTTGCAACGTGGGCATGCCAGCGGATTGATTGATGCCTTGCGGCCTTGGGTGGCAAGGCAAGCGGGAAACGGCAACTCCCGAACAATTGACTTGGGTTGCGGCGAAGGCACCTTTGGCCCGGCTCTGTTTGGTGATTCGCCCGATACCTATTGCGGGATCGATCTGTCGAAGAAGGCGATCAAGCTGGCCGCTCGCGGGTGGCCGGAAGCGACGTGGGTCTGGGCCAATGCGGATCGGTCGCTGCCGGTGGCGGATGGCAGTGTCTCTCGCGTGCTGTCGCTGTTCGGTCGTCGGCCGGTGTCCGAAATCGCTCGCGTGCTGACGGAAGATGGAAAGCTGATCGTTGCCGTGCCTGGCGAAGAGGACTTGATCGAACTACGCGAACATGTGCAGCAATCGGGGCAACGCCGGAGTCGCTGGGAGAAGGTCGTCGACGAGATGGCCGCCGAAGGATTGAAGCTGGTCGAACATCGACTGTGGCAGCAGCAGGTTGACCTGGATCGCGAGGCGATCGCGGACGCGATGGCGATGACCTATCGCGGCGTGCGGTTTTCGCAGAACGCTCGCGTGCAGACCGCCTCGGCCATGCCAGTGACGCTGGCCGCGGATCTGATGTTGTTCTGCCGATGA